Proteins co-encoded in one Nicotiana sylvestris chromosome 7, ASM39365v2, whole genome shotgun sequence genomic window:
- the LOC138873005 gene encoding structural maintenance of chromosomes protein 4-like → MDGSDRHVVAPGNYNLLMNSEQVVSALDSLCAAPESKMLGAMSDVELSQKVTGMALQTLVLKVERERRERKKMDLYEKMSSKYQQYSAKHRVMSDIYHQDPEFQVFRERIKQREDQLESNIEELKERDEELVKAVARNSELEASLKLKVADLTAELSVKVTDIEGLKGELNVDADKLAATICDSVSLEDALRISRSELTGEREASGRQVAGLKGRVKELEVELATLKGQMASLRAEETSRRSQPSMSRALADPGVPRHLYELWVHAEARLDRYKAFHSEGRATEVEVQAVHAKARAVCESCGYNPLTPDGEGINFDDTNHLALDSWYKDTYPTGDDV, encoded by the exons ATGGACGGGTCTGACCGTCATGTGGTAGCCCCGGGTAACTACAACTTGCTGATGAATAGCGAGCAGGTGGTGTCGGCCCTTGATTCTCTCTGTGCCGCTCCTGAAAGCAAGATGCTTGGAGCAATGAGCGACGTGGAGTTATCTCAGAAGGTCACTGGTATGGCCCTGCAG ACCCTCGTCCTGAAGGTGGAGAGAGAGCGTCGTGAGAGAAAAAAAATGGACCTTTACGAGAAGATGTCGTCCAAGTATCAGCAGTATAGTGCTAAGCATCGGGTGATGTCCGACATCTATCATCAGGATCCTGAGTTCCAGGTGTTTCGTGAGAGGATCAAGCAACGAGAGGACCAATTGGAGAGCAATATAGAGGAGTTGAAGGAGAGGGATGAGGAGCTTGTGAAGGCGGTCGCCCGTAATAGTGAATTGGAGGCCTCCCTTAAG TTAAAGGTAGCCGATTTGACCGCCGAGTTGAGTGTTAAGGTAACGGATATTGAGGGGCTCAAGGGCGAGCTGAACGTCGACGCCGATAAGCTAGCGGCAACTATTTGTGACTCGGTATCTTTGGAGGATGCCCTCCGTATTTCCAGGTCGGAACTGACTGGGGAGAGGGAAGCCTCTGGTCGTCAAGTTGCAGGGCTCAAAGGGCGTGTCAAGGAGCTGGAGGTGGAGTTGGCCACATTGAAGGGACAAATGGCCTCGCTGAGGGCGGAGGAGACAAGTCGACGTTCTCAGCCTTCTATGTCTCGTGCCTTAGCTGATCCGGGCGTGCCCCGCCATTTGTACGAGTTGTGGGTCCATGCGGAGGCTCGGCTTGACAGGTATAAGGCTTTTCATTCCGAGGGTAGAGCTACAGAGGTAGAGGTTCAGGCTGTACACGCCAAAGCTCGTGCAGTTTGTGAGTCATGCGGGTACAACCCCCTCACACCTGACGGGGAAGGCATCAATTTTGATGACACGAATCACCTTGCTCTAGATTCGTGGTATAAAGACACTTACCCCACTGGGGATGATGTGTAG
- the LOC104230263 gene encoding ethylene-responsive transcription factor ERF054-like, which produces MATSEDYSKSTTAIREEMDCDKGRDFDDNTQQRRPVFEEASISQRRFKKIKSPERPHHSQSSTSYSQQPLSQSSVPYNNPISPPPPSPSKLVFPFSFDGTQQSIENLYQMRPNTTPLFPPQNQNQQQMISFSPQQCPYPPYFAGELGQSQNQQQLLQYWNETLNLSPRGRMMMMSRLGQDSKGLFRPQLQPINTTKLYRGVRQRHWGKWVAEIRLPRNRTRLWLGTFDTAEDAAMAYDREAFKLRGENAKLNFPELFLGKDREGPSIETVESTHTKQPDQESESLQLEPLNIELLPPPPPLPPPPPEVDNQDEDSGMGSSEVTACDEVQGVSLQSTELVWGENEMAEAWFNAIPAGWGPGSPVWDDLDTNNSNFIFPPNFHFGNVHSHNSDPHNQHIHDNTDPSSPSCPMRPFF; this is translated from the coding sequence ATGGCTACGTCAGAGGATTATAGCAAATCAACAACAGCTATTAGAGAAGAAATGGATTGTGATAAAGGCAGGGATTTTGATGATAATACCCAACAAAGGAGGCCAGTTTTTGAAGAAGCTTCCATTTCACAGCGCCGTTTCAAGAAAATCAAAAGTCCCGAACGCCCACACCATTCTCAATCCTCTACTTCTTACTCTCAGCAACCGCTTTCACAATCCTCTGTTCCTTATAATAATCCCATATCTCCTCCTCCTCCGTCGCCGTCAAagcttgtttttcctttttcttttgacgGAACACAACAGTCGATAGAAAATTTATATCAAATGAGACCAAACACAACTCCTCTGTTTCCCCCGCAGAACCAAAATCAGCAGCAAATGATCTCATTTTCACCTCAACAATGTCCTTACCCTCCGTATTTTGCAGGGGAGTTAGGACAATCACAAAATCAGCAGCAACTGTTGCAGTACTGGAATGAAACGCTAAATTTAAGTCCGAGGGGAagaatgatgatgatgagcagATTAGGGCAAGATAGTAAGGGTTTGTTTAGGCCGCAATTACAACCTATTAATACGACGAAGCTTTACAGAGGAGTGAGACAGAGACATTGGGGTAAATGGGTTGCTGAAATTCGTCTTCCTCGAAATCGGACTCGTCTTTGGCTTGGTACTTTTGATACTGCTGAAGATGCAGCTATGGCTTATGATCGCGAGGCGTTTAAGCTTAGAGGAGAGAATGCTAAGCTCAATTTCCCTGAACTGTTTCTTGGTAAAGACAGAGAGGGACCGTCGATAGAAACTGTTGAATCAACTCATACAAAGCAGCCTGATCAAGAATCAGAAAGCCTTCAGTTGGAACCTTTAAATATAGAGTTACTACCTCCGCCTCCGCCTCTGCCTCCGCCACCACCTGAAGTTGATAATCAAGACGAGGACTCGGGAATGGGATCGAGCGAGGTGACTGCTTGTGATGAAGTTCAAGGTGTATCGTTACAATCAACTGAATTGGTATGGGGTGAAAATGAAATGGCTGAGGCTTGGTTTAATGCAATACCAGCAGGTTGGGGTCCAGGAAGTCCAGTTTGGGATGATTTAGACACAAATAATAGTAACTTCATTTTTCCTCCTAATTTTCACTTTGGGAATGTTCATTCTCATAATTCCGATCCTCACAATCAGCATATTCATGATAATACTGATCCATCTTCACCTTCTTGTCCTATGAGACCTTTCTTTTGA
- the LOC138873006 gene encoding uncharacterized protein yields MDSYLLWKKKACKTHETKQASWLVQKILKAKQYMTDVGANLDEILDKKNITINYIYKMLKQDHQKMPWRKLICKNGGMPKWIFILYVAIMGKLATRDRLGRWGITNDLLCPMCNEEEESMKHLFFKCIYTTTIWEKLLQWMNVNRRLMEWSQEIEWACNNFRGRSANAEIYRIALVSCVYYVWQERNHRIFRI; encoded by the coding sequence ATGGATTCATACTTATTATGGAAAAAGAAAGCCTgtaaaacacatgaaactaagCAAGCTTCATGGTTGGTACAGAAGATCTTGAAGGCAAAACAATACATGACTGATGTTGGGGCAAACTTGGATGAGATACTTGACAAGAAGAACATAACCATCAACTACATATACAAGATGTTGAAGCAGGATCACCAGAAGATGCCTTGGAGGAAGCTGATATGTAAAAATGGAGGTATGCCAAAGTGGATTTTTATTCTGTATGTGGCAATAATGGGAAAACTGGCTACAAGAGATAGATTAGGAAGATGGGGAATAACAAATGATCTACTATGTCCTATGTGCAACGAAGAAGAGGAAAGCATGAAACACTTATTTTTCAAGTGTATATACACAACAACAATATGGGAGAAACTACTGCAGTGGATGAATGTTAATAGACGACTGATGGAATGGAGTCAAGAAATAGAATGGGCATGCAACAACTTTCGAGGCAGATCAGCAAATGCAGAGATCTACAGAATAGCATTAGTAAGTTGTGTCTATTATGTATGGCAGGAGAGGAATCATAGAATTTTCAGAATTTAA